The following proteins are co-located in the Tripterygium wilfordii isolate XIE 37 chromosome 2, ASM1340144v1, whole genome shotgun sequence genome:
- the LOC119981589 gene encoding probable pectate lyase 5, with protein sequence MALEKIFWQLTLTLSVLILFTPNASLAQKGTMNVIDKCWRSNPQWRRYRHQLATCSVGFVGKMTYNIGKGVVQYEVTDSSDDHLKPKPGTLRYGATLIPGKVWITFKRDMNIKFSKPLLISSFTTIDGRGVNVHISGGACLIVYKVFASYH encoded by the coding sequence ATGGCTTTGGAAAAGATCTTTTGGCAACTTACCTTAACTCTTTCCGTTCTCATCCTCTTCACCCCAAATGCTAGTCTAGCCCAAAAGGGCACAATGAATGTAATCGATAAATGCTGGAGATCGAACCCTCAATGGCGAAGATACCGCCATCAGCTCGCCACCTGTTCCGTCGGCTTTGTAGGCAAGATGACCTACAATATTGGAAAAGGTGTCGTACAATACGAAGTCACGGATTCAAGCGATGATCATTTGAAACCCAAACCAGGGACACTGAGATATGGTGCCACATTGATTCCAGGGAAAGTGTGGATCACTTTCAAGAGGGACATGAACATCAAATTCTCAAAACCCCTGCTGATCAGCAGTTTCACCACCATTGATGGCCGCGGCGTCAACGTTCATATATCAGGTGGTGCATGCCTGATAGTGTACAAGGTATTTGCTTCTTATCACTAA